Proteins from a single region of Chitinivibrio alkaliphilus ACht1:
- a CDS encoding acylphosphatase, with protein sequence MTKVMRYRFRVTGTVQGVGFRYFTEKIGRDLGLTGWVENSQDGSVVGEVQGEESRLAHFTRLLQDGPITAEVDAVVCTPCAARTNEESFQIHTS encoded by the coding sequence ATGACTAAGGTTATGCGGTATCGTTTTCGTGTTACCGGTACTGTGCAGGGGGTCGGATTCCGCTATTTTACCGAGAAAATAGGCCGAGATTTGGGACTCACGGGGTGGGTGGAAAATTCCCAGGATGGCAGTGTTGTCGGAGAGGTTCAGGGCGAAGAAAGCCGCCTTGCCCATTTTACCCGACTCCTTCAAGATGGCCCGATAACAGCAGAGGTGGATGCAGTAGTTTGCACGCCCTGTGCCGCCCGTACCAACGAAGAATCCTTCCAGATTCATACCTCATAA
- a CDS encoding SpoIID/LytB domain-containing protein, which yields MIRLFSLCVLLGGILACSVPHRPIHTEPVAQDTIHATDTGAVAAEVKPPVKDSQAKDAPLVAPKAPQRKVRVAVKRDQKELRSISYGRARLRSGDREIRLPAGALSFSSVAAGRVSVSGHGRQAELTLPCTLTVVEDAAVVDIGETTYRGGLILKEDAAGMLVINYVPVEQYLRGVVPLEIGQRSMREVHAMKAQAVAARTYTYRKMEERKKDAFDLVATVQDQVYGGVFAEYRGSDHAVRHTAGLVMYSGDSLVEAFYHSTCGGKTANIEDVWRTNARSYLTSQADTHGSGVSWCAHSPRYTWEERWERDAFEKMLYEQSRKIDGYEAFSGSLTGVAVTQRASCGRILACRITSTTGEWEYGGDRIRHLFRHPETGGILHSAHFSITLNENTVVARGKGFGHGIGMCQMGAIGQARAGLSFSDILQGYYGGTKIKKSMKRRSDSIIFEMVSFLMADCECS from the coding sequence ATGATACGTCTTTTTTCTCTTTGTGTACTCCTCGGAGGTATCCTTGCCTGTTCGGTGCCACATCGGCCTATTCATACCGAACCGGTAGCACAGGATACTATCCATGCTACTGACACAGGAGCTGTTGCGGCAGAGGTGAAGCCCCCTGTCAAAGATTCCCAGGCGAAAGACGCTCCTCTTGTTGCTCCCAAAGCACCGCAACGGAAGGTTCGTGTTGCAGTAAAACGAGATCAGAAGGAGCTTCGTAGTATCTCCTATGGCCGGGCTCGATTGCGGAGCGGTGATCGTGAAATACGCCTTCCTGCTGGAGCGCTTTCTTTTTCCTCTGTTGCGGCGGGACGGGTCTCAGTTTCAGGTCATGGTCGGCAGGCAGAGTTGACCTTACCCTGTACCCTTACGGTGGTTGAAGATGCTGCCGTGGTTGATATCGGTGAAACAACCTACCGGGGAGGACTTATTCTCAAAGAAGATGCGGCGGGGATGCTCGTGATAAATTATGTTCCCGTAGAACAGTATCTTCGTGGGGTTGTTCCCTTAGAAATCGGACAGCGCAGTATGCGGGAGGTTCACGCCATGAAGGCCCAGGCCGTGGCTGCGCGAACCTACACCTATCGAAAGATGGAAGAGCGCAAAAAAGATGCCTTTGATCTCGTTGCCACAGTACAAGATCAGGTGTATGGCGGCGTTTTTGCGGAGTACCGGGGAAGTGATCATGCCGTACGTCACACTGCAGGGCTTGTTATGTACTCCGGCGATTCTCTTGTGGAAGCCTTTTACCACTCAACTTGCGGAGGAAAAACCGCAAATATTGAAGATGTATGGCGTACCAATGCTCGGTCCTATCTCACAAGTCAGGCAGATACTCATGGAAGCGGTGTTTCTTGGTGTGCCCATTCTCCCCGGTATACTTGGGAAGAACGGTGGGAGCGGGATGCCTTTGAAAAAATGCTCTATGAACAAAGCAGGAAAATTGATGGGTATGAGGCGTTTTCGGGAAGTCTTACAGGGGTAGCGGTGACGCAACGTGCATCGTGTGGAAGAATTCTTGCATGCCGCATTACTTCCACTACTGGGGAGTGGGAGTACGGTGGTGATCGTATTCGTCATTTATTTCGGCATCCTGAGACGGGGGGAATACTGCATAGTGCCCATTTCTCAATCACCCTCAATGAAAATACGGTCGTTGCCCGTGGCAAGGGGTTTGGCCATGGTATAGGAATGTGTCAGATGGGAGCTATTGGGCAGGCACGAGCCGGGCTTTCTTTTTCAGACATTCTGCAGGGGTATTACGGCGGTACGAAAATAAAAAAATCGATGAAGCGCAGAAGTGATTCAATTATATTTGAAATGGTTTCTTTTTTAATGGCAGATTGTGAGTGTTCATGA
- a CDS encoding SpoIIE family protein phosphatase → MNQDAGSVKKYSYVLNNSKPQIGLLIESISGSYQSGIWPGIIEVAREHDVNVICFTGGALMKSPDDPWEKERNILYDIAEKNQLDGILISGTLCSYISETDIQEFLERFSQLPVVSLLPLSEKIPSVSVNNTAGMKHLVEHLAGGHKYTRFSFIKGPVGNPEADERLSLLCSCLREYNLTIRKTDMAPGDFTRESGKNAVDRFLQAGNGEIPYDVIVCADDETAYGAIEELRRNGIQVPEDVAVVGFDDEDESSYITPPLTTIRQPFHELGRRACSLLMDRMADVDVPQETVLDACFVVRQSCGCFEHTVKKAFIKKALIESVSAQSNIREERLFKYVTRKISGSYDELLADTPGLDQVLSAFCSDVNAKTSTSFLQVFDRVGREAILTGSNLQGWKKIFSSLWHFSLSNLERESFSYADALLHRARIIQSNLILRAQGYRRIATQREYSNIHTIGEQIANTLDLDTLLTLVAESFPALGLDTFFITFYEDQDNPLKESRLVAAVVDGEVQAINDTSLKPFSTGKLLPPGVISGSDAHIIISEPLYFHNELFGVVYFLVDSSTYDVDIFEVLGNYLSTALHTKYLIDRVQVQADTLRIQNDELQELRKKEKAHLDSIKTELEIGRRIQMSFLPPSVFQPEGYSIDVFFRPAREVSGDFYDVVDIDETTVSILIADVSGKDVGAALFMSIVKTLLRVFGLQASREGKSPLETVSIVNDYVIKEHQQPHGRCMFATLFYGVFDTESGRLRYVNAGHNAPLLFDAEGRLREELKTAAPAVGLAPNMDFPINEVTLEPGEFLFSYTDGVTEAQDSSGEFFTLKRVIDLLQSMEITGSQEPLKAIEEDLSGFTKDAVPFDDITMLGVYRRSYD, encoded by the coding sequence ATGAATCAAGATGCGGGATCAGTAAAAAAGTACAGCTATGTTTTGAACAATTCAAAACCGCAAATAGGTCTGCTTATTGAAAGTATTTCTGGGTCATACCAATCCGGTATTTGGCCGGGAATTATTGAAGTGGCTCGAGAACACGACGTGAATGTCATTTGTTTTACCGGTGGTGCTCTTATGAAGTCCCCCGATGATCCGTGGGAGAAAGAGCGCAATATCCTCTATGACATTGCAGAGAAGAATCAACTGGACGGTATTCTTATTTCAGGAACTCTCTGTAGTTATATCTCCGAGACAGATATCCAGGAGTTTCTTGAGCGGTTTTCCCAGCTCCCCGTGGTAAGTCTTTTGCCGCTGTCTGAGAAAATCCCTTCTGTCTCAGTAAACAACACTGCCGGCATGAAACATTTGGTAGAACACCTTGCGGGGGGGCATAAATATACTCGATTTTCTTTCATCAAGGGTCCCGTGGGAAACCCTGAGGCAGATGAGCGCCTTTCCCTTCTGTGTAGCTGTCTGCGGGAATACAATCTTACTATTCGGAAAACCGATATGGCTCCGGGAGACTTTACTCGCGAGTCGGGGAAAAATGCCGTAGACCGGTTTCTACAGGCAGGCAATGGAGAAATTCCCTATGATGTTATTGTCTGTGCCGATGATGAGACTGCCTATGGTGCTATCGAAGAACTTCGCCGTAATGGGATTCAAGTACCGGAAGATGTGGCGGTGGTTGGGTTTGACGATGAGGATGAAAGCTCATATATTACCCCACCTCTCACAACAATCCGTCAGCCCTTTCATGAATTGGGTCGAAGGGCTTGCTCACTGCTTATGGATCGCATGGCAGATGTTGATGTTCCCCAGGAGACTGTTCTTGATGCGTGCTTTGTAGTCCGTCAGTCCTGTGGCTGTTTTGAGCATACGGTTAAGAAGGCCTTCATAAAAAAAGCCTTAATTGAGAGTGTCTCTGCGCAAAGCAATATTCGTGAAGAGCGTCTCTTCAAGTATGTGACGCGTAAAATCAGTGGTTCCTACGATGAGCTTTTGGCTGATACCCCGGGGCTTGACCAGGTACTCTCTGCTTTTTGCAGTGATGTTAATGCCAAGACAAGTACTTCTTTTCTCCAAGTATTTGACAGAGTTGGACGTGAGGCGATCCTTACAGGAAGTAATCTGCAAGGGTGGAAAAAAATATTCTCGTCTCTCTGGCATTTCTCCTTGTCAAATTTGGAACGAGAAAGCTTTTCCTATGCCGATGCTCTTTTGCACCGGGCCCGTATTATCCAGAGTAACCTGATTCTTCGGGCACAGGGATATCGACGTATTGCAACACAGCGGGAGTATTCAAATATTCATACCATTGGCGAGCAAATAGCCAATACCCTCGATCTTGATACGCTTTTGACCCTTGTGGCAGAGTCCTTTCCCGCCTTAGGTCTGGATACGTTTTTTATTACCTTTTATGAAGATCAAGACAACCCTCTGAAAGAATCCCGTCTTGTTGCAGCTGTTGTTGATGGCGAGGTTCAGGCCATAAATGATACCTCCCTGAAACCCTTCTCTACGGGAAAACTGCTTCCGCCCGGGGTTATTTCAGGATCAGATGCGCACATTATTATTTCTGAGCCTCTGTATTTCCATAATGAACTTTTCGGGGTGGTTTACTTTCTGGTCGATTCAAGCACCTATGACGTGGATATCTTTGAAGTGTTGGGGAATTATTTAAGTACTGCCTTGCATACAAAATACTTAATTGATCGTGTGCAGGTGCAGGCAGATACGCTCCGTATTCAGAATGACGAGCTGCAAGAGCTCCGAAAAAAAGAAAAGGCTCACCTTGATTCGATAAAAACAGAACTGGAGATCGGTCGGCGTATTCAGATGAGTTTTCTTCCCCCCTCTGTATTTCAACCGGAAGGCTACTCAATTGATGTGTTTTTCCGTCCTGCCCGTGAAGTTTCGGGAGACTTTTATGATGTTGTTGATATTGATGAAACGACAGTGAGTATTCTCATTGCCGATGTGAGCGGGAAGGATGTGGGAGCTGCCCTCTTTATGTCCATTGTTAAGACATTGCTACGTGTATTTGGTCTACAGGCTTCACGGGAAGGGAAATCACCCCTTGAAACGGTGAGTATTGTAAATGATTATGTAATTAAAGAGCATCAGCAGCCGCACGGCCGATGTATGTTTGCAACGCTTTTTTACGGTGTTTTTGATACTGAGTCGGGGAGGTTGCGCTATGTCAACGCTGGACATAATGCACCGCTTTTGTTTGATGCAGAGGGGAGACTGAGGGAAGAACTAAAAACTGCCGCACCGGCAGTGGGGCTTGCTCCAAACATGGATTTCCCTATAAATGAAGTAACCCTTGAGCCGGGGGAGTTTCTCTTTTCTTATACCGATGGTGTAACGGAGGCACAGGACAGCTCTGGAGAGTTCTTTACGTTAAAACGAGTAATTGACCTTTTACAATCCATGGAAATAACCGGTTCTCAGGAGCCTCTTAAGGCTATTGAAGAGGACCTTTCAGGGTTTACCAAGGATGCTGTTCCCTTTGATGATATCACCATGCTTGGAGTCTACCGGAGGAGTTATGACTAA
- the lnt gene encoding apolipoprotein N-acyltransferase has product MGVMQRGAWMFWIVLCGGIYGFFSPPLNSEYTVLFYPLPFISLAGVLGLFHTVWSYGGKKGACASWLWGVSSVATGTYWILAVDVVDIPGIMFLGLVLMSLFLGLWSLLFWVVGRFFVRHIPGLFWLFIPVVWVVLDYGRTMGQLSFPWHFPAHALVHFHAFAQLSSLTGVWGMTFVALLPLAILYQFFRTRQRRLLWYFFAVLCGSIGIIVWGYGRVESTTTGDRTLYVGIIQPDIDKVHWDGWVSLERSLRVMDSLVSAAYRDGAEMIVLPESALFTYLSSDTRVQHRVNQWRQRYGIPVIAGALDRRTGEEGYAYYNGAFYFPPETSHFYTYYKHKLVPYGESAPLAWLFPLINPRDLGGGDFTPGTEQVIWEIDTLHFLPYICYEAIYPSFIGRKTDRAHILVNITNDRWFGLGVGPYQHKNIARLRSIETGLPLIRAANNGISFVTDATGAIQQATSLGTREYLVAPLAVETRSGLYVRWGDWFIPAVVLLLFVVSVAEVKRKGRQENSD; this is encoded by the coding sequence ATGGGTGTGATGCAACGTGGTGCATGGATGTTTTGGATAGTTCTGTGCGGGGGAATCTATGGTTTTTTTTCTCCCCCCTTAAATAGCGAGTATACAGTTCTGTTTTATCCCTTGCCGTTCATTTCTCTTGCCGGGGTTCTTGGGCTATTCCACACTGTTTGGTCCTATGGGGGAAAAAAAGGGGCCTGTGCTTCGTGGTTGTGGGGGGTAAGTTCCGTCGCTACGGGAACATACTGGATTCTTGCTGTTGATGTTGTGGATATTCCGGGAATAATGTTTCTTGGCCTCGTGCTTATGTCTCTGTTTCTCGGGCTGTGGTCTCTTCTCTTTTGGGTGGTGGGACGTTTTTTTGTACGTCATATACCGGGTTTGTTTTGGCTGTTTATACCTGTGGTGTGGGTCGTTCTTGATTATGGCCGTACCATGGGACAGCTCTCGTTTCCCTGGCATTTTCCCGCACATGCCCTTGTTCATTTTCATGCCTTTGCACAACTTTCATCACTGACGGGCGTATGGGGGATGACCTTTGTTGCTCTGCTTCCCCTGGCAATTCTCTATCAATTTTTTCGGACGCGCCAGAGAAGGCTTCTGTGGTATTTCTTTGCCGTCCTTTGTGGTAGTATCGGTATAATTGTATGGGGGTATGGGCGTGTCGAGAGTACCACGACGGGAGATAGAACTTTGTATGTCGGTATTATTCAGCCCGATATTGATAAGGTTCACTGGGATGGCTGGGTCTCCTTGGAGCGCTCCCTGCGTGTTATGGACAGTTTAGTTTCGGCGGCGTATCGCGATGGTGCAGAGATGATTGTTCTTCCTGAAAGTGCCCTGTTTACGTATTTAAGCAGTGATACGCGTGTACAGCATCGGGTAAATCAATGGCGACAGCGCTATGGAATCCCCGTCATAGCGGGGGCCCTTGATCGCCGCACCGGAGAAGAGGGATATGCCTATTATAATGGTGCCTTCTATTTCCCCCCTGAAACATCTCATTTTTACACCTACTATAAACATAAATTAGTTCCGTATGGAGAGTCAGCTCCTCTTGCATGGTTGTTTCCCCTTATTAACCCCCGTGATTTAGGTGGTGGCGATTTTACGCCGGGAACAGAACAGGTGATATGGGAGATTGACACACTCCATTTTCTTCCGTACATCTGCTATGAGGCTATATATCCATCCTTTATTGGAAGAAAAACAGATCGTGCTCATATTTTGGTAAATATCACCAATGATCGCTGGTTTGGTTTGGGGGTAGGGCCGTATCAACATAAAAATATTGCACGTCTTCGTTCCATAGAAACGGGGCTTCCCCTAATTCGTGCAGCCAATAACGGCATTAGCTTTGTAACAGATGCCACGGGGGCAATTCAGCAGGCAACCTCCTTGGGCACCAGGGAGTACCTTGTCGCCCCTCTTGCCGTGGAGACACGAAGCGGGCTGTATGTCCGCTGGGGCGATTGGTTTATTCCGGCCGTGGTGCTTCTTCTGTTTGTGGTGAGCGTGGCAGAGGTGAAAAGAAAAGGGCGACAGGAGAATTCAGATTGA
- a CDS encoding S8 family serine peptidase produces IVDVQEGEPLYFYTFNLGAARTSHAHELWPGGDLGISVSGANLPALGIWDDGPVRARHQEFGDRVTVRDQGTPTAHGTHVGGTMVAAGVVAESQGMAYEARLTSYDWNRAINQMASEAANNGMLVSQHSYGFPYDSDPNRFNLYDFNNSGENWDNLHLNYPYKLGSKSAGNDGAHGFYTVSDAGNAKNNITIGAINEIQGGWSNPGNVRITNFSSRGPVRNSGGRIKPDIVAKGAGVYSTGHTCDNDYTTMSGTSMSGPAAAGMLGLLQDYYYQTHDRTFMRAATLKALAIHTAGDAGTQGPNATFGWGVIHPARAARLIKANDGGEAGLIQELTLQNGESLALEYRGNGEEEIVATIVWPDAVGVTLVHDLDLRVVVDGETHYPWRLDQNNLTGAAERGDNSVDNVERVNTGVSRAGASVSLEVSHKGTLPRGQDFSLIVSGVDGSDPVSLRLLSPSENDTLYAEQEHTVRWESEGDIENVHLEWGHVGGSWSTVAESVPNTGEYTWNVPDTTHDDCRFRITDAAGNAEDVSGVYALVQKPILSMADVFLDTTMRSGDRVVYDIPLTNDGRGVLDVSISQSSAPETYFDAASWSIAVDDFGSAVDTAEGLVQSGRVHLSYDIQSQPDDESWPWMSLSSSVGTALTSLDSISLSYESDHEVSLLLDQEGLFRAGTSHRAVLPATGEIKDTVLSIRSDFAQPEWVVDAGNETPLDLSQVSSVSFSVTPEYTTATQGDLSILTMDAYGIDLPHGQSPLEAENQSFSVAAGHTEYLTVVLQAGDLPYGDYVDTLFVHHTDPDQGVRSIPMDLTIHENREPVFESAPETTVRQWFDWEYALSVSDPDGDAVELTVEKMPSWVGFDEESQVLFGRPERPDTAAGVVRVAADDGYVSEPVIQEFSLTVQPNRLPQFEPLTEEAFLTYVDTAYEVTLFADDPDGDSISFSVAEKPAWLSSESAGAGALRLFGTPSEADLDRRDTVVVHGYDGVDPQKYGQYSFPITVTRSVDIIHVDTLGKSSGDVGIYPQENPGYISATGYDFAVLTGAPASVRIVVYDYLGNILDEQDEGSAIASAHHLSWDMRNSRGMPVAPGSYLLVAHVTYENGRTTALRRMIGLRQ; encoded by the coding sequence TGACCGTACGTGATCAAGGCACTCCGACAGCTCATGGGACACACGTGGGGGGAACCATGGTGGCGGCGGGTGTTGTTGCTGAGTCCCAAGGTATGGCCTATGAAGCACGCCTTACGTCATATGATTGGAATCGAGCGATAAATCAAATGGCATCTGAGGCGGCGAATAATGGGATGCTCGTTTCACAGCACTCCTATGGGTTCCCCTATGACTCAGATCCCAATAGGTTTAATCTCTATGATTTTAATAACTCCGGTGAAAATTGGGATAATCTACACCTAAACTATCCCTACAAATTAGGTTCAAAATCTGCTGGAAATGATGGTGCACATGGGTTTTACACCGTTTCTGATGCGGGAAATGCAAAGAACAATATTACCATTGGTGCTATTAACGAGATACAGGGCGGATGGTCGAATCCGGGAAATGTACGTATCACTAATTTCAGTAGTCGCGGGCCGGTGCGTAATTCTGGAGGACGTATAAAACCGGACATTGTTGCTAAGGGGGCGGGAGTCTATTCCACGGGCCATACCTGCGACAACGACTACACAACCATGAGTGGTACCTCTATGTCCGGCCCCGCCGCAGCGGGGATGCTGGGATTACTCCAGGACTACTACTATCAAACCCATGATAGAACCTTCATGCGGGCGGCTACGTTGAAGGCTCTTGCTATTCATACGGCTGGTGATGCTGGCACCCAGGGGCCCAACGCAACCTTTGGCTGGGGAGTTATTCATCCAGCTCGGGCTGCACGGCTGATAAAAGCAAATGACGGCGGAGAGGCCGGGCTTATTCAAGAACTCACCCTCCAAAACGGTGAATCCCTCGCCCTTGAGTACCGTGGTAATGGTGAAGAGGAGATTGTTGCAACGATTGTATGGCCCGATGCGGTCGGAGTAACTTTGGTACACGATCTTGATCTTCGGGTCGTGGTGGATGGAGAGACCCATTATCCGTGGCGCTTAGACCAAAACAACCTCACCGGTGCCGCAGAACGTGGTGATAACAGTGTTGATAATGTGGAACGGGTGAATACGGGGGTGAGCCGTGCTGGTGCCTCCGTGTCTCTGGAGGTCTCTCATAAGGGCACCTTACCGCGGGGGCAGGATTTTTCCCTCATTGTTTCCGGCGTAGACGGTTCCGATCCCGTTTCACTGAGGCTTCTTTCTCCCAGCGAGAATGATACCCTTTATGCAGAACAGGAGCATACGGTTCGATGGGAGTCTGAAGGGGATATTGAAAATGTGCATCTTGAATGGGGCCATGTGGGTGGATCTTGGTCTACCGTGGCTGAATCCGTCCCCAATACGGGAGAGTACACTTGGAATGTTCCCGATACGACTCACGATGATTGCCGTTTCCGCATAACCGATGCTGCTGGAAACGCAGAGGATGTCTCCGGAGTGTATGCCCTTGTGCAAAAGCCCATATTAAGTATGGCAGATGTCTTCCTTGACACAACCATGCGGAGTGGCGACAGAGTGGTGTATGATATTCCTCTTACTAACGACGGACGGGGGGTGCTGGATGTTTCTATTTCACAAAGCTCTGCACCGGAAACCTATTTTGATGCGGCCTCATGGAGTATTGCTGTGGATGACTTTGGCTCTGCTGTTGATACAGCTGAGGGGCTTGTTCAGAGTGGTCGTGTGCATCTTTCTTATGATATACAATCGCAACCAGATGATGAGAGTTGGCCTTGGATGTCCCTTTCTTCCTCCGTGGGAACAGCCCTTACGTCCCTTGACAGTATTTCTCTTTCCTATGAAAGCGATCATGAAGTTTCCCTACTCCTTGATCAGGAAGGCCTTTTCCGTGCGGGAACTTCTCATCGGGCAGTTCTTCCTGCCACAGGAGAAATCAAAGATACGGTTCTTTCCATACGCAGTGATTTTGCGCAGCCGGAGTGGGTGGTAGATGCAGGCAACGAAACGCCCCTTGACCTTTCTCAGGTTAGCAGTGTGAGCTTTTCCGTAACTCCTGAGTATACCACGGCAACACAGGGAGATCTCTCCATCTTAACAATGGATGCGTATGGAATAGATCTTCCCCATGGGCAGAGCCCCTTGGAGGCAGAAAATCAGTCCTTTTCTGTTGCAGCCGGCCATACGGAGTATCTCACCGTGGTTCTTCAAGCCGGTGATCTTCCCTATGGGGATTATGTAGATACCCTCTTTGTACATCATACCGATCCTGATCAGGGTGTTCGTTCAATACCCATGGATCTTACCATTCATGAGAACCGTGAACCTGTTTTTGAAAGTGCCCCGGAAACCACTGTTCGGCAATGGTTTGATTGGGAGTATGCTCTTTCTGTGAGTGACCCCGATGGTGATGCTGTAGAGCTGACAGTTGAAAAGATGCCGTCGTGGGTTGGTTTTGATGAGGAGTCACAGGTCTTGTTTGGACGTCCTGAAAGGCCTGATACCGCAGCCGGTGTTGTGCGTGTGGCAGCTGATGATGGATATGTGTCAGAACCAGTTATTCAGGAGTTTTCACTCACGGTGCAGCCCAACCGGCTTCCGCAATTTGAGCCGCTTACTGAGGAGGCGTTCCTTACGTACGTGGATACGGCCTACGAGGTGACTCTCTTTGCAGATGACCCCGATGGCGATTCTATTTCCTTTTCTGTTGCAGAAAAACCAGCGTGGCTTTCTTCCGAGTCAGCTGGAGCAGGAGCGCTACGCCTCTTTGGTACCCCCTCAGAAGCGGATCTTGATCGAAGAGATACCGTTGTGGTTCATGGATATGACGGAGTTGACCCCCAAAAATATGGGCAATATTCATTTCCCATTACGGTGACTCGCTCTGTTGATATTATTCACGTGGATACCCTTGGTAAGAGCAGCGGTGATGTGGGGATTTATCCGCAGGAAAACCCTGGGTATATTAGTGCAACAGGATATGACTTTGCGGTTCTTACGGGGGCGCCCGCCTCTGTACGAATCGTCGTCTACGACTATCTTGGCAATATCCTTGATGAACAGGATGAGGGCAGTGCCATTGCCTCGGCACACCACCTCTCTTGGGATATGCGGAATAGTCGTGGCATGCCCGTTGCCCCGGGAAGCTACCTACTCGTGGCGCATGTGACCTATGAGAATGGTCGTACCACGGCGTTACGAAGAATGATCGGTTTGCGTCAATAG
- the def gene encoding peptide deformylase produces MRRLRYYGDAILREKAAMVETFSGETQEFAEELVELMYEYDGVGLAAPQVGVSLQMIAVDVWDGEQDPVVLVNPRITWASEEKDWDAEGCLSIPGITAPVERATSITVSAFTPHGDPLVLESVEGFFARALQHEIDHLRGILFVDLTTPAKKALLKNKLKKLSRAYQKNT; encoded by the coding sequence ATGCGTAGATTACGATACTACGGAGATGCAATACTCCGTGAAAAAGCGGCTATGGTAGAGACCTTTTCAGGGGAAACGCAGGAGTTTGCTGAGGAGTTAGTTGAGCTGATGTACGAGTATGACGGTGTTGGTCTTGCGGCTCCGCAGGTAGGTGTGTCTCTTCAGATGATTGCTGTTGATGTTTGGGATGGAGAGCAAGATCCTGTGGTCTTGGTAAATCCACGTATCACCTGGGCATCAGAAGAGAAGGACTGGGACGCCGAAGGATGCTTAAGCATTCCCGGAATCACTGCTCCGGTAGAACGGGCTACTTCCATAACGGTTTCGGCATTTACGCCTCACGGCGATCCCCTTGTTCTGGAGTCGGTAGAGGGCTTTTTTGCACGGGCTCTTCAGCACGAAATCGATCATCTTCGCGGTATTCTCTTTGTTGATCTAACCACACCGGCAAAGAAGGCTTTGCTGAAAAACAAACTAAAGAAACTTTCTCGGGCATACCAGAAAAACACGTGA
- the yajC gene encoding preprotein translocase subunit YajC, with the protein MIRPEQKKQKKATEMRDNLKKGDKIITAGGIYGTIKKVVNEKVIIQTAPNTEITILKTSVGTLQEELDKKLDN; encoded by the coding sequence ATGATTCGTCCTGAACAAAAAAAGCAGAAGAAAGCTACGGAGATGCGGGATAATCTCAAAAAAGGTGATAAAATTATTACTGCCGGGGGTATTTACGGCACAATAAAAAAGGTTGTCAACGAAAAGGTGATTATTCAAACAGCACCTAATACTGAAATAACAATTTTGAAAACCTCCGTGGGTACACTTCAAGAAGAGCTTGATAAAAAGCTGGATAACTAA